From the Streptococcus sp. 29887 genome, one window contains:
- a CDS encoding type III-B CRISPR module-associated Cmr3 family protein — protein MGTKWYKIGLTPVEYYYLGSEQNFRRDESLYFAESEQIPSQTTVLGMLRYYMLKCARDTAGENLLGFDDAKKADRELLIGSRSFDFSSREAQDFGKLKRLTSVQLVNQDGHVFLKRPYNLVCNENGPELSENRNFKTYKLEKDGGNQAYFTAFSAKNNGRGQGYLEINPANKQVTLVDEATLFSRSIRTRVNKGKRTRTGGKNDDAFFKVEMYRLRPGYHFQFFAELEENVELDRSDIVFLGGYKSAFKLSVSPSTEKEVTDFKADIAASLNQSIVTENRFYYALSEIYVEGLADVDFSVNQKRYFRNLETQYNKQRYKKRENLGVLYDRASVFYTTNRFEIDHENSSQIGLNEWIEVEGKE, from the coding sequence ATGGGAACTAAATGGTATAAGATAGGCCTGACCCCCGTAGAGTATTATTATCTGGGGAGTGAGCAAAATTTTAGACGGGATGAGAGTCTTTATTTTGCTGAATCAGAGCAAATCCCCTCGCAGACGACTGTATTAGGGATGCTTCGTTATTATATGTTGAAGTGTGCTAGGGATACCGCTGGTGAAAATCTATTGGGATTTGATGATGCTAAGAAAGCTGACCGGGAGTTATTGATTGGTAGTCGTTCCTTTGATTTTTCTAGTCGTGAGGCACAAGATTTTGGCAAACTCAAGCGTTTGACCAGTGTACAGCTTGTCAATCAAGATGGACATGTCTTTCTCAAACGTCCGTACAATTTGGTTTGCAATGAAAATGGTCCAGAATTAAGTGAAAATCGGAATTTCAAGACCTATAAGCTCGAAAAAGACGGTGGCAATCAGGCCTATTTCACAGCTTTTTCTGCAAAGAACAATGGGAGAGGCCAAGGCTATTTGGAAATCAATCCAGCAAATAAACAAGTGACATTGGTAGATGAGGCAACCTTATTTTCTCGTTCTATTCGGACGCGGGTCAACAAGGGAAAACGGACACGAACGGGCGGAAAAAATGATGATGCTTTTTTCAAGGTGGAAATGTATCGCTTACGTCCTGGCTATCATTTTCAATTCTTTGCAGAACTAGAGGAAAATGTTGAACTAGATAGAAGCGATATTGTTTTCCTAGGTGGCTATAAATCAGCATTTAAGCTGAGTGTGTCACCTTCCACCGAGAAAGAAGTAACGGATTTTAAAGCAGATATAGCTGCTAGCTTGAACCAGTCTATTGTGACCGAGAATAGATTTTACTATGCCCTGTCTGAGATTTATGTGGAAGGACTAGCTGATGTAGATTTTTCTGTCAATCAGAAACGGTATTTCAGAAATCTGGAAACCCAATATAATAAACAGCGATATAAAAAGCGGGAGAATCTAGGGGTCTTGTATGATCGGGCAAGTGTTTTTTATACAACTAACAGATTTGAGATTGACCATGAAAATAGTAGCCAGATTGGCTTAAATGAATGGATTGAAGTAGAGGGGAAGGAGTAG